CGCTCATGGAGCTCGCCGACCAGCTCGGCGCGCCCGTCTACCTGGAGGTCCGCACGGACAACGACGCCGCCCGCGGCCTCTACCGCAGCTACGGCTTCGAGGAGGTCGGGCTGCGCCGGAACTACTACCAGCCGTCCGGGGCGGACGCGTACACGATGGTCCGGCCGGCACGGCGCGCGGACACGGCCGACGGGGGCACCGACCGTACCGACGGGGCCGCCGACCGTACCGACGGGGCCGCCGACCGGGGCACGGACGCGACGCCCGACGGGGACGTGACCGTCGTCCTCGGCATCGAGAGTTCCTGCGACGAGACCGGCGTGGGCGTCGTCGCCCTCGACCGGCGTGCCGACGGCGGCCACCGCGTGGAGCTCATCGCCGACGAGGTCGCCTCCTCCATGGACCAGCACGCCCGGTTCGGCGGCGTCGTCCCCGAGATCGCGTCCCGCGCCCACCTGGAGGCCCTCGTGCCCACGGTGCGGGCCGCGCGCCGGGCCCTGCGGCGACGGACCGGGCGCGACCGGCCCGACGCCGTCGCCGCGACGATCGGCCCGGGGCTCGCCGGGGCGCTGCTCGTCGGCTCGGCCGCGGCGAAGGCCTACGCCGCCGCGTGGCAGGTCCCCTTCTACGCGGTCAACCACCTCGGGGGGCACGTCGCCGTCGACGCCGTGGCCGGTCCCGGGGGGAACGACGCCGCCCGCGCGCAGCAGGCCCCGGCCGGCGGGGACGCGGCCCGTGGCGCGGAAGGGGCCCCGGACGGCGGGGACACCCTGGGGCACGCCGTGGCGTTGCTCGTCAGCGGCGGGCACACCCAGATCCTCGAGGTCGACGGCATCGGCCACCCGATGCGTGAACTCGGCGGCACCCTCGACGACGCCGCCGGGGAGGCCTACGACAAGGTCGCCCGGCTCCTCGGCCTCGGCTACCCGGGCGGGCCGGTGATCGACCGTCTCGCCGCGACGGGCGACCCCGCGGCCGTCGCCTTCCCCCGCGGGCTCACCCGCCCGGGCGACGCGCCGTACGACTTCTCCTTCTCCGGGCTGAAGACCGCCGTCGCCCGGTACGTCGAACAGGCCGAACGCGACGGGCGCACGATCGCCGTCGCCGACCTCTGCGCGTCCTTCCAGGAGGCGGTCGTCGACGTGCTCACCGCGAAGGCCGTCCGGGCGTGCGTCGACACCGGTGCGACGACACTGCTCCTCGGTGGCGGGGTGTCCGCCAACCGGCGGCTCCGCGAGCTCGCCCGGCAGCGGTGCGACGCCGCGGGGGTCGCGCTGCGCGTCCCGCCGCTGCGGCTGTGCACGGACAACGGCGTGATGACCGCGACGCTCGCCGCCGAACTCATCGCGGCGGGGGAGGGGCCGAGCGGCCTCGGCGTCGGCTCCTACCCGTCGCTCGACGTCGCGGTGCCGCTCGTGCGCTGAGCCGGACGGGTGCCCCGGCGGGCGGCATGTTGCCAGCGCACGGGCCGTAGCGGTTCCGTTCCGCTCGACCTGCGGGGGCGCGGGACCGCTGGCACAATGAGCGGGAAGACCACACACCGTCCGCCCGTCACACCGGCGGACCCGCACGTGAAGGAGGCCCGCCGTGGC
The sequence above is drawn from the Corynebacterium bovis DSM 20582 = CIP 54.80 genome and encodes:
- the tsaB gene encoding tRNA (adenosine(37)-N6)-threonylcarbamoyltransferase complex dimerization subunit type 1 TsaB, with the translated sequence MMNVLAIDTSTGHVVSGIVQVPADGGDPVTLATVDVDSPRGHMELLTPGILQGLDAAGLTPGDIDAVVVGTGPGPFTGLRVGMATAAAFGDALGVPVHGVPSVAAVAATLPDITAADGDDAPDTTAAGTETAADGDDAPARAAQVTDRREVLVITDARRREWYHARYALSPGTAGTAPALETLSPPAVDTPAAVVAAAPAGVPVLVASGVAAQVRELFGPDRRILDDDAHPSARSLVRAALATGADLRADAPPLRALYLRRPDAAEPKPRAVSPALTGDVTARTSAEPTADTPAPGERPVVVTLPPEAAPRCAELEQQLFPGDSPWPVEGFIAEITAPRTHFLGLVLPDDPAAATGADGEGAPTAATGADREGAPTAATGADRDAADRGATVTGEVIGYAGIAVNGPAADPECEIHTIGIDPRHQGRGWAHLLMEPLMELADQLGAPVYLEVRTDNDAARGLYRSYGFEEVGLRRNYYQPSGADAYTMVRPARRADTADGGTDRTDGAADRTDGAADRGTDATPDGDVTVVLGIESSCDETGVGVVALDRRADGGHRVELIADEVASSMDQHARFGGVVPEIASRAHLEALVPTVRAARRALRRRTGRDRPDAVAATIGPGLAGALLVGSAAAKAYAAAWQVPFYAVNHLGGHVAVDAVAGPGGNDAARAQQAPAGGDAARGAEGAPDGGDTLGHAVALLVSGGHTQILEVDGIGHPMRELGGTLDDAAGEAYDKVARLLGLGYPGGPVIDRLAATGDPAAVAFPRGLTRPGDAPYDFSFSGLKTAVARYVEQAERDGRTIAVADLCASFQEAVVDVLTAKAVRACVDTGATTLLLGGGVSANRRLRELARQRCDAAGVALRVPPLRLCTDNGVMTATLAAELIAAGEGPSGLGVGSYPSLDVAVPLVR